One genomic window of Mauremys mutica isolate MM-2020 ecotype Southern chromosome 5, ASM2049712v1, whole genome shotgun sequence includes the following:
- the CTSO gene encoding cathepsin O, which yields MKLLGLWLLCRLLPGGGGSSPQPAGIQPRGSSGGRADLPGSRNLSRARWGSRDGREEAALRESIKRIRSLNSLSSDDNTTAFYGINQFSHLFPEDFKAIYLRSRPYRVPRYIEVLKRKETPLPTKFDWRDKNVVTQVRNQQTCGGCWAFSVVGGIESAYAIKRKILEELSVQQVIDCSYNNYGCHGGSTVSALSWLNQTQVKLVKDSEYTFKAQTGLCHYFQSSDIGVSITDYTAYDFSGQEDEMMKKLVNCGPLAVTVDAVSWQDYLGGIIQYHCSSGKANHAILITGFDRTGSIPYWIVRNSWGRTWGINGYAHIKIGSNVCGIADTVSSVFV from the exons ATGAAGCTGCTGGGGCTCTGGCTCTTGTGCCGCCTGCTCCCCGGcgggggcggctcctccccgcaGCCCGCGGGGATCCAGCCACGGGGGAGCAGCGGCGGCCGCGCTGACTTGCCCGGCTCCCGGAACCTCTCCCGGGCTCGCTGGGGCAGCCGGGATGGGCGGGAGGAGGCCGCCCTGCGG gAAAGTATTAAAAGAATTAGGAGTTTGAATTCTTTATCATCAGATGACAACACGACTGCTTTCTACGGAATAAATCAGTTTTCTCACTTGTTTCCTGAAGATTTTAAAG CTATTTATTTAAGAAGCAGACCTTACAGAGTTCCCAGATACATAGAAGTGCTGAAGAGAAAGGAAACACCGTTACCAACAAAGTTTGACTGGAGGGACAAGAATGTTGTCACCCAAGTGAGAAATCAGCAGACA TGTGGAGGCTGCTGGGCTTTCAGCGTTGTGGGTGGAATAGAATCTGCCTATGCAATCAAAAGGAAGATACTGGAAGAACTCAGTGTACAGCAGGTCATTGACTGTTCATACAACAATTACGGCTGCCATGGTGGCTCTACTGTTAGTGCTCTCAGCTGGCTGAATCAG ACACAAGTAAAATTGGTGAAAGATTCTGAATACACTTTTAAAGCTCAAACAGGACTGTGCCATTATTTCCAGTCCTCTGATATTGGAGTTTCAATCACAGATTATACTGCGTATGACTTCAG TGGCCAGGAAGACGAAATGATGAAGAAGCTTGTTAACTGTGGACCTTTGGCAGTGACAGTAGATGCAGTGAGCTGGCAGGATTATCTGGGTGGGATCATACAGTATCACTGCTCCAGTGGAAAAGCAAATCATGCTATTCTCATTACCGGTTTTGATAGAACAG gtagcatccctTACTGGATTGTACGCAACTCATGGGGGCGCACATGGGGAATAAATGGTTATGCCCATATTAAAATAGGTAGTAATGTCTGTG GTATAGCAGATACAGTTTCATCTGTGTTTGTTTGA